The nucleotide window AAATgtcggccgccgtcgtataagtaaaacattctcgagtacggcgtaaaacaccattcaaataaataaataatatcgaGCTTTACTCGTGACACTACTTTAGGTGTATTTATACGTGGTTTCGAAATCTTTACacttcataaaaagtatttaCTTAGATGATATGAAATCTTCTTAATAAAAGCCACCTGTGATTGCTGTGTTTATGGCTTTGTCTTTGTACTGATTCATCTGTAATATACCGATTATATGACGTGTCAGAAATCCCAAGTCTGTGATATATAGGAGATTTAATTGCATGAGAGAAAAATCTTTCATAAGCAGTTTATTTTGTTCGTGTCCCGTTGTCATATACGCTTcgtttgtgatttattttgtatataagCTTACAAAAGTTTTGTTCAGTGATATATGGACTACATTGTATCAAGATGCCTTTATCCATGGAGTATAACATTGTAAGTTTTTCAACATAAATTTATCATCAGCTTTACTTGGACTCCGCATATATGATAAGAGAGTCAGTTTCTGTAGTTTTGAATGcatgttttggttttattatcACACCTGTGTAAACTGTAGACGCGTGTACAAGTATTTGCGCGGAATTATTCTTCACGAAAGCTTTTCACATGTACTTTTCTCATTTGTATATGttattgtaagtgaaatattgcgaCGGAACAGTTACAtagctatatatgtatttcacacattttatacattgttttgtgtatgtttcaatataatgataataaattttaatcAATACCGTTTGTCTAATTTTAGCATTCTGTTCCACTGTCAGTCAGTCGTTATATATCTTTTGAAATCGCAATTATAACTATAACTACCTGTAGTTTCAGGGCTTCCAAAACAGTCTTCATCAATGGTTTTCAGCTCCTTCTTCAGAACAGAGCAGTTTGCGGCATGGCAATGCTGTAACAGTCAATTAGCAAGACAGTGATGCTCCTGTATTAAGATAAACGGCCCGTTTTGGGAAATCATTGACCGTGAACTAAGACAGTTAAAGATCATGTAATTGTCCAGTTACCGTATAAATCTGTTAAATAAATGCGCTTAAACTTACATTTCTGATATCCTGGGGCTTCCTTTAAACAGTTGCAGCGAGAAAAATGTTGATGGAACATACGCACGAAAAGGGCAGCAATTTGGTGCAAATCACGAATTTCTAGCTCTCACAGTTTAGTATTTACAGGCCGTTGATTTCTAATCCTAAAATTAGATTTTATGAACATATCTCAAAAAttacaaacacagacaaaaaacataagcagattcggaatcaccGGCCCGAAAtacatcaaaattcaaaacaatgacgtcatctattttaccaatggcgaacttttaaagtttttaatggatttaaatgttttcttcaaactttatgtaattAGTATCTCTTCACATGCATATACAGTTTTAGAAGGATACATCCATTGGTTCTTGAGAAAAAGAAACCTGATGATAATAGCGCTGTCAACAACAGACAACAAAGCCTCATACTGGTAAGTTTCCCTACCTATACGGTACTCAATCACATTTTCaaagagttttaaaaatttcataacTGGAGTAAGTTTGTAAGTATTCGCaaaagttttgtaaatattCGCGAAGCTGTCGGTTGCAATCGTAAAGGTAACGTAATAATTCCAGAAACATCGCTATGTCATACAGGTTCTCAAAATAAGCCTACCAAGGCAGAATAGATACGAAATACCTGTGAATGAACACGAACTTAAGATAGTGTCGTGACTCATTCGTAAGTCAGTCGTAAACGGAGTGTGGAGTTCATCATCATTCTTTTAAAGttcttcaaaaattcaaagaatgTCGTAAACATGACGTCATCGATCGTAACACTTTCGCAACTTGTCCGTGACTGTTGTAAGCCTGTTGTGAAATTCATGCCAAATTAACGTTTGCTACACGATACAGTACGAATCTTATGTTCTCACGGTTCGGCACAACATTCGGCTAGGTAGGGAACAGGACTTCAGTGACAATGGGTGGCCCTatgccctatatatatatatatatatatatacgatgtTTCAGGTCGTTTTGCCAGTATGACATGGAAACAAAAATGAGATCTCATCCACGTGTCAAAATCTCGGAGTCATAGTTAGCTGAAAGTGAATGTTAGTCATTCACATGCCAAAGATCAATGATGATATATTTCGGTCAATTTGGTTTGGTGGAAGTGATTGCTGTAGTGTAGGcctaagtgaaaaattcgtgaGCACGGCGCTAAACACTAATTATTCAATCCAACGACATAAATTGTAAGATATTAACTCACATACCATCTAATTTTCATATTATGGTGCCTAGTTGTAATTTCTGCGAGGCATTGTTGGGAAATCGAAACCGAGAGAGAAACCATGCTGCATTTGTTCGGTTCCCCATAAAGTGCTAACCCGTCTACTTCCGGTGATACATGAATCTAACTACTGGTTGACCTCTGGTTTTGACGCACAGGGATGAGATTGTCTCCAGGGCAGTTGGGAAGGTCTGGTGATTTCTGCTGACACCTGTGCCTTTTTCCTCACTTCAGTATTTGTGAAGTTGTCTGATATGCGCAGAAAGACCCTGACATAATAATGATCTAACGGAAGACTATACAACACGGCTATTCAGGCACCTGTATGCAAAGGGCAATAGTTTACCTTGGTTTCTGGGCGATAGCCCAAATACCCCGAATCCATAACCCCAGCTGTTGTCGTGTTCGTGGAGTATCCGTGATCACATCCACTTTAATAACTACAATGGTGACATTATGTAATCACTAATGTTCGGTTTGGTAGTTACGGTCACTTTAATAACTACGATGGTGAGGTCATGTCTTCACTAATGCTCAGAATATAGTTGGGTGCACTTAAATAACTACGGCGGTGACTTTATGTCTTCACTAATGCTCGTACAATAATACAGGCACGTCTACGAGTGTCTAAGAATTTAGCAATTTGTAATCTTTACCTTAACATCGCATATTACAGGTATCTCCGATCGCAAGGTGTTTTTTTCGCACTATGTATCGCTGtccatttacttacatgttaacGTTTGGCCTCCCAGAACTGTCTCTAAAGCCCTCAGCCCCAAACGCTCTGCGCCTTGTATTCCTCATTCCTTGAAACAAATCCAGTCAAATTTGATAGGGGATGACTGatgaaattttcagaaatttacaaACAGCTGATAGGCTGGCCGGTGAAACACAACTTTTCTCAAGTTTGGCCTAGAGTGTACCCCCCTGCATTTTCTGAAAAGCACACAAATTTCTAACTACAGAATGAAATTGAAGCTTGCCCTATAAAATCGCACCATCCAAAATGTAGAAAAAGCGGAAAAAGGCCACTCAAAGGAGCATAagaacatatatttaaaatagcAGAGGATTACTAGATTCCCGATCCCGAAGCattaattgtgtacatgtagcatatctGTAGATATGAGCTCAACAACAACTGTGCCAATGTCGTGAAATGTGACAAGCAATGCGCAAGCAAGAATGATTCCCGAAACTCAGTCTTTACTCCGACTGAATGTAGTGTGTGTCAATTTGATGATAACCATTTCTTCATTTGTGAAAACTGCAGAAGTTTTGATACAGTTCCTCTGGTTCCAGTGACCTATGAGTGTACACGTCATCAGCAGTTTCGACCACGGGCTTCACAACGATCTGCTTCAAATCACGGGATTCCAAAGCATCGCTCAACCACTCGAAAGCATTCAGTATTCCCTTCAATGATTCCATGGCTGAAGATGGGAAAATGGCTGAAAGAGGGCATATTATACGGTTGGAATAATAATCATGTAGAGACAAAACACAACATGTCTTTTGCCATGACTGTTCATCCGATCAACTTCCTGGATGTATTATACCGAGGTTAAAAGGAAGGGCAGTGTCAAGTATTGAAATATTGCATATGTACATTGGACAATGACAGcgtcacaaatattttcaactggctctgtatTCCAGATTTTTGATTTGTACATAAGGCCCAGATTCCTCAGATTTCCAAAGGGTTCAGTGACCGTTCCGCAGCTGTGACTCGTTTATCATACAAAGTAAAAacgattcttttgcactgtccATGTGGAAGATATGAACTATTTTCCACAGGCACTGCACCACTTTGAAATTTCGAATTTTCTAAGCACCTGCTGGGtccattttcaaaagaattgtgAAACCGGTCCTTGCATGGAAAAAGTATATACCCAGAACGTACTTACCCCATTTCTGCTTAATGTAACCAAGGCCCAGCTCCTTTGTAAGTTTGTCAGGCTTCATTGCCATAGTCAGATCTTGCTTGTGAGCTAATATAAGCACAGGGCACTCTGTCAGACGTTCATCCTTCAAGGTTTCCAATAACTCGTGCTTTGCCTCTTCAAGTCGGTATCTGTTGATACTGTCCAGCACAAAGATGACACGATGCGTCTGCTTGTAGAAGTACTCGTACAAAGGTCTCTGACCACGgaataaaaaagttaaattgtGCAGGCTATTTACTTTCCAGCCGTCGGCCCATATATCGGAATACCTTtgcttacttatttgatttaccgcattttaatgtttaaagtcctgaaaaaaatgttaagtgtTTAAAGAGGCATTACCACAAATTGTGAGGAACAAATCGGTAAGCACTAACTACTTCCATTTTAATACTATTATTATTCTCATATAGTCGAAATTAGCTCTTTCAAACACAACAACCTCGTCATTGTCCGATATATAATATTAGAGGAGACAACAAAGACTTGATCATTGAGGTATCTTGTTTCTATATGCCCTGTGTTTAAGGCATGAATTATGTCGCTCGTTTCGAAAACAGTGCCCTCTGGCTCAGTGTTTAAGGCGTCCTTATATGATATCATTGCACTGCCTCGGTGTTTGTATGTAACGCCACATTACATATAAGATCACAAACCCTTAATCAATGAGGTCGCTTGTTTGAATGCAGCTCCCTCTGGCCCAGTGTTTAAGGCTTCGTTACATAATATCACAAACCCTTAATTGATCAATAGAGTCGCTTGTTTGAATGCAGCTTCCCCTGGCCCAGTGTTTAAGGCTTTCTTACCTAATATCACAAACCCTTAATTGATAAATAGGGTCGCTTGTCTGAATGCAGCTCCCTCTGGCCCAGTGTTTAAAGCTTCCTTACATGAAATCACAAACCCTTAACTGATCAATAGGGTCGCTTGTTTGAATGCAGCTCCCCCTAGCCCAGTGTTTAAGGCTTCCTTACATAATATCACAAACCCTTAATTGGTCAATAAGGTTGCTTGTTTGAATGCAGCTCCCTCTGGCCCAGTGTTTAAAGCTTCCTTACATGAAATCACAAACCCTTAACTGATCAATAGGGTCGCTTGTTTGAATGCAGCTCCCCCTAGCCCAGTGTTTAAGGCTTCCTTACATAATATTACAAACCCTTAATTGATCAATAAGGTTGCTTGTTTGAATGCAAAACCCGCATGCTCAGTGTTTAAGGCGACCTAAGACCACAAATTCTTGATCCTTGGGATACTTTGTTCGAATGTTGCTCCCCGTTTGTTGCTCTGAATGAACAGCTTTGTTAGTGATCATGGTAAGCACCAATTAATTCCAAAACCTGAACATCGTCATGTGAGAAAGTTATTTAAGTGAGTATGGCTTAAACACTCATCAAACTGAAAAGTAATCAACTACACAACTACCAGGCTGAACTGAATAAGTACGTAGAATACCGTACATTCAGGTCGAATTAATTGATTTAACATACCATTTTACATCGTCCACCCACATCCAATGTTGTTAAGACAACATTTTTGCTCGTTACACTGTCAGCCCCTGTTTCAAACAAACACTGATGTAAAAATTTCTGctctatatatttattcatttatttgcttgattggtgttaacgtcgtactcaagagcaGTTCACTCACACggcgtcggccagcattatggtgggaggaaacgggacacAATCTGGAGGAAACCAATCTCAAGCAGGaataatgccaaaaaaaattcaTACTTTTTCTATTACAATTGACAAGTTGACAATCTTACTAACGGAATAATATATGCTTAATCTTAAAAATACACTAAAACGAAAATGgaaaacatagaaaacaaacaatcaaaaaagCTGGTGCgcctttttcacattttcacttCTTCCATGGTTTTTAACGTGTTCTTCACTTCGTTTGGCGTTATTTATGAGCTTATCGattgttttccattttatttgtgttttattccataATTTGTCTACATCAGAAAAATCCTATCGTGGTTCACTcgttttgtgttttaattctATCTTATCTCCATATCAGAAAATTCATCTTCAAGGCTCTCTcgtcttttttaaattttatcattAATCTCCGCATCGAAAATATCTTGAAGGCTGattcgtttttttgttttaatttactcTGCTATATCTCTAGATGAAAATCCTACTTTTACACcaatatttatatgtgtataggGGTATGTTGGTTATAAACCGTGTTAAGAACATGTAGGTCACGATCCTATAAGGCATTCTCGGACAACACTCTTTTCACCCCTTTTACTGTTATCTGAACCAAAAAACTAGATGGAATTATTCCTGTAAATACTGAGAGGCCTATGTACTCACCCAGCCGAGCCAAATTTTTTTCCGGATCACCCAGTTTTAGCTGGTTCAGAATCGTTGTTTTGTCGGCATCGCCAAGgcctaaataaatcaatcaatcagagtGAAAACCCCAATGCACTGAACTCCTCACATATCACAGAAATTCCTTGTGGCATGTCCCTTATTGTTCAAAACGTTTCCTACTGCTAACACATGTACCACACTATTTGTGACATGACTATGTACCCATAATATGTTACGTGTTATATACCGTACTCTTTATATCCTGTTATACAGTACTCTGTGTTGCCTATAGCCCCCTATTATGTGTCTTCCATTATACAGTACTTACTCTATGCCGCCAATTATACCGTGCCGCTCACTGTAGGCCCACAGGGTTCTGTACAACTCAATATAGTGAGAGCGACAGAAGTAACAGATTGCCTTTCCGGGGCCGGGGTTGAACCCACAACGCGATCCTGTGTCCTGTAGCTGTTAACATACAAGCGGCTTAACCATTTTGTGACGATCGATGACATCCCTCCCCACCCTCACCTCCaaccatcatattttttctCTATATAACATATCAACAATGTAGgactacactgtatatacagcatGGCCAGCATATAGACCTATGTATACCTCAATGCACATATAGGCTTAAAATGCCCATTATGACCACAGAAATACCAGCCTATTATAGACTCGGTTCGCGGAGAGCAGTAAAATGACCACGTGCACAATATAATATGCAGGTTTTTGTGTTGCGCACTTTCACCAATGGTGTCAACGACTCACTTCCTGTCTCTAGTAGATAATTTGGCttatatattgttatgtgaCTTTCAACCACTCCACATCTGGGATATGAAGTGATAGTTTGTAGCCTTGCACAATGTTAATAACGTCAAAAAGACCTAcatttctgtatacacaacTATACCTATGTGCTGGCTGGTATCGCATTGTACCTGCTTATGTCTGACATCTTGCACGCGGGATTTGTTTTCGTTAGGTTTTGCCACGCTGGCCTTCGGAGCAAGTCTTCAGTTTTCGGCAGTCGGATACACTGATTAGTCTTGTATAAGTTGTCTCCCCTATTGCGCCAGCTGAATGCTTGGTGTGCTGATATATACTGCAAAACAaatctcttatttatttatttaatcattttattaatCTTCAAAAcaccgtgttcaagaatatttttaacatatataaGACGCCATTCACGTTCAAGAGTGGAGGAAAAACTGGAGTGCCAAAGCCCTTGACTTCAAATCGCAGCGGAACCTGGAGTTGAACACCTGCGAGATCTTATTGGTACATGAATAGGGTCTGATAGTTGCACTGAGCCAGTGCAGAATCGTCTGGTCCAGTGGATCGCTGTATCCATTATTGTGAAGTGTGTACAGGTAAGCATGAACAACGTGGCTTGGGCATGGTCGTAAATCCCCTGGTCGTACAGGGACCAAACTGATCAAAAACATATGCATCGTCGTTTTTTAAAAGTGTGTCTGCTGATACTGTTTTTGTGCGGCTTCACTGCAATGTGGCGTAGAGGCCTACTTCGCGGAGTAAGTGCTGAAACTCCCAGTAGAGGGCAGCCTAGACTCACGTGCTCATGTTTATTCATACAGATAACGGGATGATCGCGTGCATGAGTATGCTGTGTAGGTGCGGAGAAAGTGTGGCTCATGGGTGAAGTTAATTAATCATCCATTCGCAACTAAAAGTTGACTTTactaaaacatgtttttgtgatgattttttgtgtataacaaattataataaaacCTTTACATGTAGTTCGCTCCTTTTGAGTATGACTAAGAGGCAAGCAGATGAACACGCAATGTTTAGTTGTATTTCTTAAGTGCTGATGTTCTGAACAGAAGACGAGATCGTTtgaatctgaaaaaaatctgCGTACATCTTACAGAAAATTCCTTTTATTCAGTTGGGCGTAGTGAAAGGTTTCTGGACTTGCAATGGACGAGTGGTACAGCTGGCGAAATGAGTTTCTCATTCTTATTACGTCTGCTTAGTTCACGAGTATGAGCAATCTATAGATCATCCCatgttacatgcatgcatgtggtTCAACTCGTTTGTGATTCATAACTCTAATTTCTTTCTTATTCTCATGATCACAGATATACAGATTTTCTAATTTCTCATTCCACCCAGCTTGTGAAACCATGCTCCATGTACTAGACTTCCTTGTTACGTGGGCATTCCTTGCACGAGGAAAGAAGAACAAAGGCTTTTTTCATTCACTTTATTCGCCTCAACAGGGATGACATCATGGGATAAATTCCCTCTTCCCGTCGATTTTTCGTTAGGTTTACGTGACAAGTGCCACAAGTGTAAATGTTTCTCACACCGTCCGTGCTGTTCTGACCACACGTATTGTTCAAATAGATCATACAGGTTTAAAAAACTGAACAAGCTAAAAAGTATACACTTTTCGGTTGAGGTATTTAATTCATTATAATATTAGTTCGGTGGTATAATCGTTATAGAGAGCGTCCGTCTCAAAGCTGAGAGGTCGGCTATCAAACCCAGAtcgggtcatacaaaagacAGTATAAGTGGTACTTGTGCCCTGCTTCGCTCGATGCCCAGCATTGAGAGGTGAGGGCatggaaacagaactggttgctCCAGTACGTGTCAATACAATGTTACAGGGTGgtatgtcatatctggtgtcttcaacacGATGGTTCAGTTGCGGCAGCagtttgacggcatggactcgccctgccacgagagacacaatatacacacacctaatgacttctcgtcgttaTATGAAATAACAATTGATATATTTCGATGTGAAACCCCAGGTAGTCATCCTTGTGTCTGCATcgcattaataaataaatgggtcAGTTAAGCACAGAGAAGCTAGCTGATATCAGTGTTAGAAGCTTTTAAAGCTATACAGTTCTACAATTAGCTATAAATCAGGCACTCTGCACCCATGTAGACCGGACGCACCATcatgtaagtggaaaattctggAGCTGACGGTGTtaacatcagtcaatcagtcaattttTGTAAATACGTTAAACTTTTAGAGAAAATGAGGGTGAAGCTACTGTCTTCCCTGAATAAGCAAGGCAGTTAATTAAGTCTTAATTAAGTGTTTCTTCTAGCACAACATACCGCTAGATTAGCATAATGACATTCCAATGCTGTAAATTTCACATGACATACCAccctatctacatgtacgtgtagttcaattaaattaaacactgaAGCATATTtccaacaatttctgatattacAG belongs to Liolophura sinensis isolate JHLJ2023 chromosome 9, CUHK_Ljap_v2, whole genome shotgun sequence and includes:
- the LOC135475037 gene encoding ADP-ribosylation factor H-like isoform X3; translation: MFIAFMCVINRYRLEEAKHELLETLKDERLTECPVLILAHKQDLTMAMKPDKLTKELGLGYIKQKWAIFPSSAMESLKGILNAFEWLSDALESRDLKQIVVKPVVETADDVYTHRSLEPEELYQNFCSFHK
- the LOC135475037 gene encoding ADP-ribosylation factor H-like isoform X2, encoding MWVDDVKCINRYRLEEAKHELLETLKDERLTECPVLILAHKQDLTMAMKPDKLTKELGLGYIKQKWAIFPSSAMESLKGILNAFEWLSDALESRDLKQIVVKPVVETADDVYTHRSLEPEELYQNFCSFHK
- the LOC135475037 gene encoding ADP-ribosylation factor H-like isoform X1, with protein sequence MRPLYEYFYKQTHRVIFVLDSINRYRLEEAKHELLETLKDERLTECPVLILAHKQDLTMAMKPDKLTKELGLGYIKQKWAIFPSSAMESLKGILNAFEWLSDALESRDLKQIVVKPVVETADDVYTHRSLEPEELYQNFCSFHK